gccctctcggtaatactcatcactataagccttacaagcaatgtgactaatgagttagttgcgggatgaagtattacggaacgagtaaagagacttaccggtaacgagattgaactaggtattgagataccgacgatcgaatctcgggcaagtaacataccgatgacaaagggaacaacgtatgttgttatgcggtttgaccgatagagatcttcgtagaatatctgggatccaatatgagcatccatgttccgctattggttattgaccggagacatgtctcggtcatgtctacatagttctcgaacccgtagggtccgcacgcttaacgttcggtgacgatcggtattatgagtttatgtgttttgatgtaccgaaggtagttcggagtcccggatgagatcggggacatgacgaggagtctcgaaatggttgagacgtaaagatcgatatattggacgactatattcggacatcgaaaaggttccgaatggttcgggtatttatcggagtaccggagagttacgggaattcgccggggagtgtatgggccttattgggccttagtggaagagaggaggaggaagcctaggagggggcgcccccccaagcccaatccgaattgggtgagggggccggcccccctttccttcctccctccctcctctttcctacctctcctactcctacttggaagggggggggatcctactctcggtgggagtaggactcccctagggcgcgccatagagagggccggcccttcccctcctccgctcctttatatacgggggaggggggcaccccatggacacacaagttgatcagttgatcttttagccatgtgcggtgcccccctccaccataatccaccccggtcatattgtagcggtgcttaggcgaagccctgcgtcggtagcatcatcatcaccgtcatcacgctgtcgtgctgacagaactctcccgcgaagctctgctggatcgtgagttcgtgggacgtcaccgagctgaacgtgtgcagaactcggaggtgccatgtgttcggtacttggatcggtcggatcgtgaagacgtacgactacatcaactgcgttctcataacacttccgcttacggtctacgagggtacatagacgacactctcccctctcgttgctatgcatcaccatgatcttgtgtgtgcgtaggaatttttttgaaattactacgttccccaacaatacttccctctgggagggggaaatcaaagccaccttcatcaccaacaaccctctcatcgtgggagggccaatcttcatcaacatcttcaacataaccatctcatctcaaaaccctagtacatctcttgtgttcaatctttgtaccaaatcctcagattggtacctgtgggtgactagtagtgttgattacatcctgtagttgatactagttggtttatttggtggaagattatatgttcaggtcTATTACGCTATTCAATCCCCCTCcaatcttgagcatgaatatgtcttgtgagtaattacttttgttcttgaggacatgggggaagtcttgtcataagtaatcatgtgaatttgttattcgtttgatattttaatgatatgtatgttgtgatttccttagtggtgttatgtgaacgtcgactacatgacacttcaccatctttgggcctaagggaatgcattgtggagtaattattagatgatgggttgctagagtgacagaagcttaaaccctagtttatgcgctattccgtaaggggctgatttggatccatatgtgtaATGCTATGGTTATATTTTATTTTAATCCTTCTttcgtagttacggatgcttgcgagaggggttaatcataagtgggaggcttgttcaaggaaggacaacacccaagcaccggtccacctacatatcaaattatcaaagtagcgaacgcgaatcaaactaacataatgaaagtgactagatgaaattcccctgTGTCTTCAATAatactttgcttattataagagaccgttttagcCTGTCctctgctacaaaaaggattgggctaccttgctgcacttttgttatcgttactattacttgctcgttacaaattatcttgctatcaaactacctgttaccgacaatttcagtgcctgcagaaattaccttgctgaaaattgcttgtcatttccttcagctcctcgttgggttcgacactcttacttatcgaaaggactacggttgatcccctatacttgtgggtcatcagcgatcccatctacttctcctcccttgcttgctggatcaaggaggaggagacgtcatcgagccgtaagtttgttgaacatggaggtgccgtccgtttggtacTTCATCGGTTTGGATCGCGATTGGATCGTgacaagtacgactacatcaaccgcgtgatatACGCTTCCTCTTAACAGCCTACGaggtagacacactctcccctctcgttgctatgcttctcctagatagatcttgggtgttcatctgattttttttttttgattttcatgcttcgttccccatcacTGCTTCTGATGAAGCACATAATTAAAGATAGGCATGTTGTTTGTCTAGATAACTGGACATCACAGAATATTTAATATGACCGTGATAATCCCAAGAGTTGGAGCTATGTTTAATATGATTAGGATAATCCCAAGAGCTGGAACTAGATAGTTGCCTTTTTTTGGATAGTTAGATaattttttctttcttccttttccttCTCCCATTGTAACATCCTGCTTATTTATACTTATGAAAAGCACTATAGTACAATTGTTCTATGGTACAGGGTTTTTAAAAAAGACTCGTTTCATCATGTGCCTGTTGCTGAAGAGGGTCTAACCATTAGAAGAATACGACCTGGTCGTATAAGATTTTTTCCCGCCATCCATCATCCTTGATAACACACGGGCTACGAGAACCGCCTGCAAGAGATAATGATGCTTAATGATATGTATTTGGTATTTTAAATGTTAATATCTTTTTCGACAAACTTAATGAAAGTTTACAAAGATTGAATTTTTGAAAAACCTACATGCTCTATACTATTTTGAAAATCTAAGGGACGGACTACCATTCAGTTGACTGAAAATGAAATTTATGTCAGTTAACTGATCCTAAATTTGTTTCAGTCGATCTGCTTCCTGCTGATATCACCGTGCGTGCATGCATGAGTACCTAGAGCCAGCCGTGGAAGCAAGCAACCTGCGAGCTAGGCCCATCTAACGAGAGTGTTGGCCAGGGCGCAACCCATCTCACTCAAAATATCCATTTTGTAATGCAACTAGCCAAAAACTACCCTGACTCAAATAGAGCTCATATTCCACACTAGTACACCAGCGTGTAGGCTATAGCTCGGTACCATTTTTGAAAAGTGTGAAAATATCATGAATGAATGCAGAGGATAAAGAAAACTTACAGTAAGCTCAAACCACAAATAATAAATTTTTTGGTACGTACGTCAACTATCAAATCGACATATCCAAAAATCATCTAAGAATTCTCCTACATAATCTAAATATTTGATAATGTCCGCACCTTTTTGTACCCCAACAACCAAATTGATATTTATATACGAGCTAGTCCCACCGGATGATGTGATTTTTATCGTAGTATAACCAAATGCCAAGATAGTCAAGCAGAACATCTTAGAATATCTTTACCCATCGACCAAGATAAAACAAATAATGAAAGAACATTTCAGAAAGGAAACAAAAATATATGAAAACAATTGCACACAATTTACATAGAAATCATGATTTAATATAAAATGCAAGAGTAAGAATATAATAGGGAAATTTTCGCAACAACAAGAATGTTTCTTATGGCATTGGCATTATCCGTagagaagaaaataaaataaagtatTTTTTTAATAATGAGTTcactaaggaagaatgaattagtggcattactATTACCCATTAAGAAGAAATTAAATAAAAATTAGTAATATGAACAAACATTGATTTTTTGCAAATAATTTACATAGAAATTACCCTTTCTACAATATGCAAAAACAATCATACAATAGTGGATTTTTCACACACAAAATTAAGTTTCATgagaagaatgaattagtggcattggtattacagttgatgaaaaaggaaaaagaacaaaCCTAAAACAAAATCATattaatgaagttttctaagaaataatgaattaatggctttggtattaccctttgaataagaaagaaaatgaaatataAATTAAAACAAAATCATATTAATGAAGTTtcctaagaaagaatgaattagtggcattggtgcTACCAAGGaaaggaaatgaaaaaaaaaatctaaaacaaaCATTGACAAAAATTGCGCACAATTTACATAGAAATTGCACCTTTTCAATATGCAAGAACAGGCATATAATACTAGAATTTTCATCCAATTTTTTTAAGTTCCCTgagaagaatgaattagtggcattggtattaacaTTAAATGAATAACAAAtcaaaactaaaacaaaataaaactaattaattgtTTCCAAGAATGAATGAATTAGTGTCTTTGGTATTACCCTTCCAGAACAATGAAAATGAAATATAAACTAAAACAAAACCATAATAATAATTTTTTAAGAGAAGAATGAATTAGGGGCATTGGTATTACCcctttaagaagaagaaaaaggtaaacaaaataaaatcaaataatggAAAAATTTACACATAGTTAATGAAACTACAATTTTGTTTAAGATGCAATAATAAGCATATAATGGCGGGATTTTGAAAAATTAAGTTTTGTAAGAAATAATGAATTTTGTGGCATTGGTATTATCCTTAaagggaaaataaaataaaaaaacaaaataaataagtttCCTAGGATATAATGAATTACCAGCATTGCTACACTTTAAGAACAGAGAAAATGGTAAAGATTTGCACATAAATTGTGCTTTTTATAATATATGCCAGAATAAGCATAAAAGTGTAGGATTTCAAAAAAcatgtaataaaaataaaattagtggcattggtatcaACCTTATAGAAGaaagaaatgaaataaaaactaaaacatAACTAAAATAATGAAAATTTTAAAGGTTGAATAAATTAGCGATATTGGTATTATCttttaataaaaacaaaaaacaaagcaaAAACTTGCACACAATATTGCACACTTTAATGTAAGAAATAAACATGTAACAATGCAATTTTTACACTCTAATATGATTTATTCACATATTATATAGTACTTGCGTGTATACATTTTACACTTAACCCACATCCCAAGAGATACCCAGAAAAAAGACTAAGAATAAGGAGAGCAAAAAGGGCatacaaacagaagaaaaataagaagcgtGTCGGCCTATAAACAGGCAACAGGAAACAGGAAATGGGCTTCATCTCAATAAGAAATCGACTGATGTTAGTCGAAAATTTCAGCCCAAAAGAAGACAATCGATACATCAAGAACGACGCCTGGTAGCCCACGTGGCGACGTGGCTCCGCAACTTCCCTGGCCCACCACCGCTCCCCATCCCTCTTGATCCTCTCGATGCTCTTATTGCATTGCTTGTCCACTCATCCCCTCCCTTATCATCTCCTACCTCCAGCACATAGCACCTGTAGCGAGCGCCCAAATCATATCGCTGGAGAAATCACCTTTGTTCCCATGTGCTGCCCCTTTTTCATGTAGATCGGGTTGAGATGGGGCTGGCAGTCGACCGCCCCCGAAGCGCACGCCACTGATGCGAGGAGTACTCAGGGGCTGATGCAACCCGGGGAAGCCATGGGCATCCATGTTCTCGTCCTCCCCCGATGAGGCTTCTACAACCTCACGCCGACAAGATGCAAGGCGCATGGGCGGGTGCTACATCCACAGGGCGGAGAGCTACATCCAGCGACGGTGCGGGTGCTACAACCGCTGGCCACTGAGCTGCGACAGACACGGGGCGGTGCTACAACCTCACAATGGGAAGTTGCAACCGGCACGGGCAGTGCTACAAGCGGTGCCCAGCAAGCTACAAGTGACACAACGACAAGCTTCAACCTGGTGGGTCACCATGTCAGCGATGGAGACCATGCCGGCGGGGTGCTGCAACCATGGTGGTGAGTTTGCTGGAAccgggttttttttcctttttttgctacGACCGACCAAAAATTTTGCTACGTTCTGGCGACGAACATCCATGGTTTTGCTTTAACCGGCAAttctttttgctggaaccggctaaAGTTTTTGCTTCAAATgacttcaatttttttttctcagTTGCTCAGATTTGTTTTTTACTGGAACATAGTACTGCAAATCTACGACAATGGCGAGCCGGAGGCGGCGATGATGTGCTTCGATGGGGTGCAGGAGTTGCTGAAACCGGCTTTGGCTGCAAGATGCATCAGGCTTTCATGGAGCCGCATCCGGCAAAGTGGGTGGCGCTGGACAATGACTGTGAGATTGGGATGGGGCCCGTCGACGGGGACGTCGCCGGTGAGGTGGACCTTTTTTCCTCACGCGAGATGTGCTAGTGGCGATGCACGGTGTTGGTtgcctttttcttttgtttctctgcGGACGAGAGGTGGACGAGGACAAAGATTAGACTCTAATCAAATGGTTGTTAGCAGGCATATCGAACGGCTGCGGGCAGGCCAGCCCAAATTTAGGCCGGCGTGCGCCAGCGGAGAGTGCTGCCCAAATAAAATCTAAATAAGTCCCGTGTTCTTCAGCGAGACACATGTACCCGTTTCTTCTCGAGATTGTAATCGTGTGCTTGTCTGCCTCCGCAAACAATATGACAATCACAAGTGCCTAGCTGTTTATTGTCCTCTTATCAGAGCAAGTAGTAGTAGTTTAGATGCTTCTAACAACCGCCATGAAGTTTCCCCGAAAGGAAAAAAACTACCCCATGAAATCTTGCCTGATGCATTGAAAAAAAAAACCGTGCCGACATGGAAACCTATTTAAACCGTTCAGTGCACTGTGTAGGAAGGACGAACAGCGAGCTCTGCAAAATGGAGCCCCGTGCTCTCGCTCTCATCTCCGTCCTCTTCCTCTCTCTGCTTCGCACCGCCACGGCCACCACCGCTGGAACCGCAGACGGCACGGAGCGGTGGGGATACGTGGAGGTTCGGCCCAGTAAGTCCGGCGATTCTGTAACAAACTCTAGCTTGTTCGTCTCCGTTTTCTCGCTGCTGACGCTGCTTGGATGTGCTGGGCGTTGCAGAGGCTCACCTGTTCTGGTGGTACTACAAGAGCCCCCAGGCCCAGAGGGTGTCCACGCCCACCAAGCCATGGCCGACCGTCCTCTGGCTGCAGGGTGGCCCGGTACGCTCATCGGCGGGAACTTGCTTGTCCTCAGCTtatgccgccgtcgtcgtcgtcatcgtgttcTTCTTTTTCTCAGGGAGCGTCGGGCGTCGGGCTCGGCAACTTCCTGGAGGTCGGGCCGCTCAACGGCGACCTGAAGCCACGCAGCTCGACATGGCTGCACAAGGCCGACCTCATCTTCGTGGTCAGTCATGGAGACAAGCACATCGTGTTCTATGTTCCTTCTGCAGTATACATTTTTTTTGTGTGGCTGAATCGAGCTGCTGCCGTGTGACACTGATCGACAGGACAACCCAGTAGGCGTCGGGTACAGCTACGTGGAGGACGACAGCCTGCTGGTGACCACCGACCTGCAGGCGGCGGCGGACATGACCACGCTGCTCAAGGCCCTCGTCAAGGAGCTGACGACCTTGCGGAGCAGCCCGCTGTTCATCGTCGCCGAGTCGTACGGCGGCAAGTACGCCGCCACGCTCGGCGTCTCCGTCGTCCGGGCCGTCCGCGCCGGCGAGCTCAAGCTCACGCTCGGCGGCGTGGCGCTCGGAGACAGCTGGATCTCGCCGGAGGATTTCGCGGTAATTAAAAACCTCCCAACACTTCCACCGCGCAAACTGTTGTGATTGAGATTCTGACACTGATGATGGGCGTGCATGCAGTCTTCGTACGGGACGCTCTTGTTCCAGGTGTCGAGGCTGGATCGCAACGGCGCAGACCACGCAAACAAGTGCGGCCATGGCTCGTCTCAAGAACTAAGGATAGACTAGACATAATCTTCTGATCAACTCATACCTCCAACCGCCATTGATGAACAGGGACGCACAGGTGGTGAGGCAGCAGGTCGCAGCGGGGCAGTTCAAGCAAGCGCAGGCCACACTCAACCGAATGCTCAACTGGGTCGTCGTCAACAGCGGCCACGTGGTAACATGAAACGAGTCATCAGTATTCCGTTGTCCATAATTCGCTCCTCCGGTTTTCTGACAGCTTAACGGCCCTGTTACATGCATAAATGCAGGATGTGTATAACTTCCTACTGGACACCGGGATGGACCCGGTCGTCGCGGTAAGCTCATCGCCGGCGCCGGAGTACTCCAGGTACCTGGAGAGCAAGTCCGTAGGGGACTCGATTCAGGAGGCCATGAATGGAGCCATCAAGCGAAAGCTCAAGATCGTCCCCAAAGACGTAGTGTAAGTGGGCCTCATTCGAACAGATTCCCATTTTGAATCTTTGACAAACAAAAACTGCCGGCTGAAATAAGACTCATGATATATCATCATTAGCTGTTTTTAAAACTATCTGCAGATGGCAGGCGCAATCCTACAGCGTCTATTATGCGCTGATCAACGATTTCATGAAGCCGAGGATTCACGAGGTTGGTTGGGATATCATCATATTGCATGACAAAACTattttttgttctcttttttttcttcagaaattaCAGTTTTTATAAATTAGTTTGTCACATCTCCTGCAGGTTGATGAGCTCCTGTCGTATGGTGTCAATGTGACCGTGTACAATGGGCAGGTGAGTCATTATAATTTCTAGTACTCTACTAAGACAAATCTAATATGCACTATATATATTTTGACACGATCAGATGCCATTTTGCAATGCATTTAGTCATATTATAAAAACATTAACCCGTGGTAGGTGCGAAATATTCTGACTTTGTCAGAGTATTACAAGGTGAGTCATTCTATTTTCACACAGGTGTTTACTACAAACAGTATATTATTTGTGGTAACTTGGTAACAGAAATGAGTTCTGGATTCACTTGCAACAAGGCACAGAAGGAAGAGAAGCTTCAGCTGCACGTGGTTTGTCGCTTCGGTTCAACACTCTAACGTCAGTGAGCTGCCTTTGCTTCGTCCGTTTCTTCAGGCTCTGTTTGGCATCTAGCCCAGCCATGGATCTTGCCATCTTCTTGGGGCCACGGACAAGCCTTCACATTTGTCTGCTTTCCAGAAAGATAATTTTCTTTTCCCCCCTCTTTGGGGTGTCCAGTACGTTAGATAGAACATGCAGGTCGGGATTGATGGCTGAAAACTAGGTAGATAAACATTTGTGATTTGACCAGCGCAAACACTACATTGTCATCATGTGCAGATGAAAATGTACCCAAACTATGACACCAAGCATTGTATTCAGTGAAATATCCTTGCAACAAGTTACTAAAGTCTGTGAAACTTCTCTTTTGACTGAAGCTCGATGTGATCTGCTCGACCGTCGGCGCAGAAGCATGGGTTCAGAAGCTCAAGTAAGAGTACCCAGTTTTCAGCTGTCGCTTTTTAACCTTGCTTTGGGTAATGGGATTAAGGAAAAATACCCCTGAACTTCTCAACTGATCGCCTGTTTCAGATGGGATGGACTGAAGAACTTCTTGGCCCTGCCAAGACAGCCTCTCTACTGTGGCTCGGCTGGAGCCACCAAGGGCTTTGTTAGATCCTACAAAAACCTTCATTTCTACTGGATCCTTGGAGCAGGGCACTTTGTAAGCAACTCACTCTTTTGATTCAGCACTTTTGCTGCAAATTATCCTGAAGAGAATAGCAGACATCACAGAGATTTTGCTAGCGTTTCATTTTTCATCTAAGGCGCCGATTCGACGACGACTTGCAGGTGCCTGTTGATCAGCCATGCGTTGCGCTTGACATGATCGGCAACATCACACAGTCTCCGGCTCTTTCTCGTTCATAGAAGTGGAGGTTCGGAGGAGCACAGAGGGGTGGAGAAAAAGGGAGCCAGCTACACGCAGTTTGCTTCGCTCAGCTCGTGTTGGTCGGGGTGGTGGGGACGTGGAGAGCAACCTGGATTTAACCCGTGGATGTGGCATTGTGGCTCCCCTGTTTCTAATAAGAATGCACTTTCAGCTTCTTCGTTTTGTTGTTGCATTTTCGTATTTTCTTAAAGAGTGCGATCTTATCAACATTTGTTTATGTACTTTTTTTGCAAGTCTTTTTCTTTTCTGAAAAGGAGGCTGAAACCTCAACCAATTCTTATTGATTAATGATTATTAAATAAAGGGTGACCATCGTTGAACCATTACAAGATATGAAATAACACCTATGATTAAGTCCTTGAGTAGAAAGCTTTGTGCGCTGCAGATTCAAACCACCAGTGAACCAGCTTGCGAACCAACTGCCGACGTGGACAGGAGCTTTGCTCCCGAAGAGTGGGAGATTGTTGCTGATCAAGTCAGTCTTAGGGCATGACCAATGCATAGCCCTAGGGTGATGCCCCGCAGGCCATGTAGAATCAGATATCAGGAAAAGTAGATTCGGATGGTGTAGGGGGATCCTCGGCGGGAGGCGGGTGCTTGGGGAGAAAAAATATGGTCTGTTGCATAAATTAAAGCTGAAAAAGTTAAAGTGCAGAGTAGGGATGCATGAGTAGTGAGAGTCTACTTTCTATTCTTTGATGAGGCCCATTAGTAGTAGCTTGTGTTGAAGAGAAAAAATCAATATAGATGCCTCAAACTACCTTTTGTCATGGGGCATCTGTAACCATATGTCACCATTGTACATATGTCCTTATATGCCATCCGAACCATGCAATGCTGGCATTGGATCCACCCCCAAGACAATAACCATGAACAAAATATGCAGATGCTTCTTGTGGTGTGCCAAAGCCGAGGCTAGAGGAGGAAATTGCACCATGTCCTACGAATCGGCTTGTACACCGGAGTGGACGGGTAGACTTGGGGGTACCAAACTTGAGATGGCTAAACACCACAATCCAGTTGAGGTGGTTATGGCTTACCGGTTCTGACCAGCTAAGGCTGTGGAAAGAATTCAAGATAACTATGCCTAAGGAGGCACATGCAATCTTCCAAGCGTCCACTAGGGTTCTGGTAGGCGATGGTCAAGGGAAAATTGTTTGTGGGTGCAGATGGATCAATGTGTTCACAGCACATGAGCTCGCCCCGAGGATCTATCATCGCATTATGGCGGGGGCGAATCCAACAGGACTGTGCACTTGGCGGTGATCGATGGAAATTGGGATGCGGATGTGGAATTGTGGACCCGGAGATGGATGCAGACACCCATGATGAATACATGCTCCTATGGATAGCTGTTACAGAGGTCTACCTGAACATGGATGTGTCGGATAAGGTCAGGTGGGCGTGGGAAACAAATGGTGATTTTTTTTGTTCGATCGCCGTATGCGGCGAAGTTCGCAGGACGTGAAGTGACACTGTACTCGGAGATTGTGTGGAAGTCTACAGAGCCGCTACAGTTTCATTTCTTTGTGTGGTTGGACATGACGAACTACTGTTGGACATATTGGTGGCGAGGTGACTACCACACCAGGAGACCAGACCTTCCCTTATTGTGATCAACATGAAGAATCGATCAATCATATATTCATCACCTATGTCTTCGCTAGAACTATTTGGTCGAAAGTGTGGGCAGCCTTGGGCAAGCCTGATTGGACATCTTCGTCGGAAGACCACACGGTGGAGTGGTGCACAGATTGACAGGGGATCGACGTTAGAGGAAGGAAGCACAAGCAATTGTCATGCTAGTCTTTGGAGCTCTGGAAGCATATGAATGCCAAGTTTTCGATGGTGTGGCTCCATCCACTACTCAGGGTTTTCGAAGGTTGAAGAGGAGGGTCATGTGTGGATGCAAGCGAGTCTCCACCAAGGGGGACTATGATCCTCTTTTGGGGGGTCTTGGCTAGGTGGGTAGGTATAGAGTAATCACCTTGTAGCTGCCAAATTCTTTGACCATTACTTCAGAATTGGCCACCGCACCCACTAAGCCAATCACCATACATGCCTCACTTTGTCCAACCTCTAGCAAAAGGTGAcatggtgaaagatcgtggatgtcgcctagagggggtgaataggcgcttttaaaataattacagtttaggcttgaacaaatgcggaataaacctagcggttaatttgtcaagc
This DNA window, taken from Triticum aestivum cultivar Chinese Spring chromosome 1D, IWGSC CS RefSeq v2.1, whole genome shotgun sequence, encodes the following:
- the LOC123172725 gene encoding serine carboxypeptidase-like 51, yielding MEPRALALISVLFLSLLRTATATTAGTADGTERWGYVEVRPKAHLFWWYYKSPQAQRVSTPTKPWPTVLWLQGGPGASGVGLGNFLEVGPLNGDLKPRSSTWLHKADLIFVDNPVGVGYSYVEDDSLLVTTDLQAAADMTTLLKALVKELTTLRSSPLFIVAESYGGKYAATLGVSVVRAVRAGELKLTLGGVALGDSWISPEDFASSYGTLLFQVSRLDRNGADHANKDAQVVRQQVAAGQFKQAQATLNRMLNWVVVNSGHVDVYNFLLDTGMDPVVAVSSSPAPEYSRYLESKSVGDSIQEAMNGAIKRKLKIVPKDVVWQAQSYSVYYALINDFMKPRIHEVDELLSYGVNVTVYNGQLDVICSTVGAEAWVQKLKWDGLKNFLALPRQPLYCGSAGATKGFVRSYKNLHFYWILGAGHFVPVDQPCVALDMIGNITQSPALSRS